In Desulfonatronum sp. SC1, one DNA window encodes the following:
- a CDS encoding PHP domain-containing protein, with protein sequence MRIDCHFHTSPHSRCSLVSPKTACEVAVSRGLDALLFTEHGVYWDQDSLDALQSANPKLKLYTGIEIELTEGYHVVAFGARLLDRSVPPLSLSELNRLVAPERDNTFLFVAHAFRYQPYSTPELEQILGCCDGMEMRSINILRDHAVAHPTKLVSADHALYEHSLQAYNLIPVYNSDGHDEDSIGLISNELTGVSPPSDETALARLFKSSHPVELQDRQRLARHALLGLNL encoded by the coding sequence ATGCGTATTGATTGTCATTTCCATACAAGCCCACACTCCCGCTGCTCTCTCGTCAGCCCGAAAACCGCGTGTGAAGTAGCCGTTTCCAGGGGGCTGGACGCCCTGCTCTTTACGGAACACGGCGTCTACTGGGATCAGGACAGCCTCGACGCCCTGCAGTCCGCAAATCCGAAGTTAAAGCTTTACACTGGAATCGAAATCGAACTGACGGAAGGGTATCATGTCGTGGCGTTCGGGGCTCGTTTGCTGGATCGCTCCGTTCCGCCACTCTCCCTCTCCGAACTTAACCGCCTCGTCGCCCCTGAGCGCGACAACACGTTTCTCTTCGTCGCGCACGCCTTTCGCTACCAGCCGTATTCAACCCCCGAACTGGAGCAAATTCTGGGTTGTTGCGACGGAATGGAAATGCGGTCAATCAACATCCTGCGCGACCATGCCGTAGCGCACCCCACCAAGCTCGTGTCGGCGGACCATGCCCTCTACGAACACTCTTTACAAGCGTACAACCTTATTCCGGTGTATAACTCCGACGGCCACGACGAAGACAGTATCGGCCTGATTTCCAATGAATTGACCGGCGTCTCCCCTCCGTCGGACGAGACAGCCCTTGCCCGTCTTTTCAAGAGCAGCCACCCCGTTGAATTGCAGGACCGCCAACGGCTCGCCAGACATGCCCTCCTGGGCCTCAACTTGTGA
- a CDS encoding diguanylate cyclase, translating into MSESQEFRSVLIVDDVPVNIQVLAEALRADYRVRIAANGPKALAIAASDDPPDIILLDVMMPEMDGYEVCRRLKNVPETKNIPVIFVTAKSSSEDEALGLNLGAVDYISKPFSIPVVKARVRTQIQLKIRTEMLEKLALVDGLTGIANRRSFDQSLEHEWKRASRNALPISVVMVDIDHFKHYNDNYGHGAGDICLQQVAGALRSVVQRPADMVARYGGEEFAALLPETDSQGAERIASAMREAVANLKLPHAHSPVANHVTVSLGHATGFATVDTSPLALVDAADGAIYKAKDTGRNRVQAAAN; encoded by the coding sequence ATGTCCGAATCCCAGGAGTTCCGATCCGTATTGATCGTGGACGACGTTCCCGTCAACATCCAGGTGCTAGCCGAAGCCCTGCGAGCGGACTACCGGGTGCGCATCGCCGCCAACGGCCCAAAGGCTCTGGCCATTGCCGCGTCCGACGACCCGCCGGACATCATCCTGCTGGACGTCATGATGCCGGAGATGGATGGATACGAAGTCTGTCGGCGGCTCAAAAACGTCCCGGAAACAAAGAACATTCCCGTTATCTTCGTCACGGCCAAAAGCTCCAGCGAAGACGAGGCCCTGGGGCTGAATCTCGGGGCCGTGGACTATATCTCCAAGCCGTTCAGCATCCCGGTGGTCAAAGCCAGGGTGCGCACCCAGATTCAGCTAAAAATTCGTACGGAAATGCTCGAAAAATTGGCCTTGGTGGATGGGTTGACCGGAATCGCCAACCGCCGCAGTTTCGATCAAAGCCTGGAGCATGAATGGAAGCGCGCATCCCGAAACGCCCTGCCCATCAGCGTGGTGATGGTCGATATCGACCATTTCAAGCACTATAACGATAACTACGGCCACGGAGCCGGAGACATCTGCCTGCAGCAGGTGGCCGGGGCGTTACGCTCCGTGGTTCAACGCCCGGCGGACATGGTCGCCCGCTACGGCGGCGAGGAGTTCGCGGCCCTGCTCCCGGAGACCGACTCCCAGGGGGCCGAGAGAATCGCCTCGGCCATGCGCGAGGCCGTCGCCAACCTCAAGCTCCCCCACGCGCACTCCCCGGTCGCGAACCACGTGACCGTCTCCCTGGGCCACGCCACAGGCTTCGCCACCGTGGACACTTCCCCCTTGGCCCTGGTGGACGCCGCGGACGGTGCTATCTACAAAGCCAAGGACACCGGCCGCAACCGGGTTCAGGCCGCGGCGAATTAA